A window from Deltaproteobacteria bacterium encodes these proteins:
- a CDS encoding DUF4920 domain-containing protein has product MFVQLATLVLAISFSTVVASAHEAGHGSGDSADHSIPPKNPESQTMKPPSPNASGEYGEVKFDVSKATSVSAAAAEGNALVKATVAEVCPKKGCWMSVNGVKPGEKVRVTFKDYGFFVPTELVGKEVAIQGQYVKHVESVEEQKHLLKDAKRPQAEIDAITKPKETLRFIAIGVKDLSLKPK; this is encoded by the coding sequence ATGTTCGTTCAGTTAGCTACACTTGTTCTCGCGATATCATTTTCGACAGTCGTCGCATCAGCCCACGAAGCTGGACATGGTTCTGGAGACAGTGCGGATCACTCGATACCACCTAAAAACCCTGAATCTCAAACGATGAAGCCACCTTCGCCGAACGCCTCTGGCGAATATGGTGAAGTGAAATTTGATGTTAGCAAAGCCACTTCAGTTTCAGCCGCGGCCGCAGAAGGCAACGCCCTCGTCAAGGCGACTGTCGCCGAAGTTTGTCCGAAAAAGGGCTGTTGGATGAGCGTGAACGGCGTAAAGCCCGGCGAAAAAGTGCGAGTAACTTTTAAAGATTATGGCTTTTTTGTTCCGACAGAGTTGGTCGGCAAAGAGGTCGCCATTCAAGGACAGTACGTGAAACATGTCGAGTCGGTGGAAGAACAAAAGCATCTTTTGAAGGATGCAAAACGACCGCAAGCCGAAATCGATGCGATTACAAAACCCAAAGAAACGCTGCGGTTTATCGCAATCGGAGTTAAGGATCTATCATTAAAACCGAAGTAA